In Alteromonas sp. RKMC-009, the genomic stretch ACAGCCTCCAACGTTTCACTAAAATAATTAAAGGTAGGTTTATGAAAGTAGGCTTTATTCAATGCGCAGTAATTAGCGCGGTATTCGCAATCGCAGGTTATCTCATCGTTTCTTCCGCTAGTCTGGAAGCGAGTCTTCCTGTCACCGTTGCAGTGTCTTTGCTTATTAGCGGTATCGTTACACCCTGGCTTGCATCTCTGCTGAGTTCGTCTTCAACGTCCTCTTCAGTGAATGCTGATGTGACTTCTGATACTTCCGGAGAAACAGCCACTTTATATGTAGGTAATCTTCCATATAAAGCGAACGAAGATGCAGTGAAAGAATATTTCAAGGATTACATCGAAGTTCAGAGTGTTCGTCTTATGAAGGACCGTCGTACTGGAAAACGTAAAGGGTATGGATTTATCGAAGTCATTACCCGCGACGTAGATTCAGCTATTACGGAACTAAACGATAAAGTATTTCTGGAAAGAACATTGAAAGTACGTGCTGCAAGGGAGAAAGGAGAAACCGAGTAGTCGTACTACACAAACATTAAAGAACCCCGGCATGCCGGGGTTCTTTTTTATCCGAATATTGAATTGGGCATCACTTTTAATAGTCCGCCCGTATCTTTCAGCTTTCGCTTGCCGGAGGCTCTACAGGCTGAGTTTTCTGCTGCTCGCCCGGCATAGCGTCAAGTAAACGCTGATTGAAACTATGGAAACGATTTATAGCTGTGACTAAATCCGGTACCTGTACATCCTTCATTTCGTTGATCAGGCCATTTATCAGAGTGTTGAAGTCTTCACCTGAAGCCAGTTGTTGTCTCGCCGAATCAAAGACGTTAAGCATCTTATTCAGATATTGTGCAACAGGCTTCGCTTCATCGCCGTGGGAACCGGACTCGCTGCCGTCACGATAATGCTGAATAGCACCGTAAGTTTTCACAACTTCCGTTTGCTGCGTTCTGTTCAGTTGCAATGCGTAACCCGTAAGTTCCTGATCATCAAAACCCAGTTCCAGCGCTTTCTCAAACGCCTTATCCAGATCGCCACCAAAGAACGTGTCAGCCAGATCGTTAACGGATTCCACTAAATCAGCAATGGCCGTTAATTCACCTTCATCCAGCTCGCCTTTCAGAGAGAAACTTATCCCCTGACGATCAAAGTACGAGTAAGAGGTGTTGTCTGTAGCAACAACATTCTGATAGCCATTACCGTCACCACCCTGCCCCTGCCCAGTCGTATAAGCGACGGTTTGCTGGCTGGCATATTGATAAGCCCTCAGACTCTCAAAGCTCAACTGCACTTCATCACCATCTCTTGTACGAATTGTCAGACTGGCAGATTCTGAGTTGCTGCTATTAACGTTCAAAGCTGATGCAACACCACCTGCAGCAAGTTGATCTTCATTCTGAATACCGAGCAGATCAGACTCCAGTGCATTAATGCGATTTTCGATGAGACTGCGGCTCCTGTCGATGCCTGTTGAGATATCATCATTCATCAGGCCTCCCAGATCTTTTTCTGCCATGGCAATTCCCTGGGAAACCCCTTCTCTCGCCTGCGAAAAAAGATTACCGAGTTTCTCTTCATCCGCACCACCTCTTGCAGCGCCCTGAATGACACCACCGACAAAACGCATAACGTTTTTTGCCACTTCCTCAAAATCAAATAAAGAGGTTTCCTTCTCTTTATCTGACGTATCATCTTTTGCAAACTTACCACGCTGTCCGTCAACGGTAACCTGTTGCTCCATTGACGAACTGTAGACTTTCAGGCCAATGGTCGTCTGCGAACTACTGACGCTTACCATTGCGGTTTGCCGCTGCTGAAATTCAGCAGCCTGACGAAGTCCATCCTGCTGTAACTGCTTTTTGATTGCTTTATTAGGGTCTTCAGGTGCCTTCTGTTCTGCAACAGCCGGCTTCTGCTCACTAACAAATGCCTTAATTTCACCCACGTTCATAATGTTGTCCTCACTAACCTCACATTAGTTATCGGCAGACTTAACGAATTGTTTAATTTTAATGCAATCTCAGAACAGTGTTTGCACAAATAATTTAAGACACTACAATGCGCAGCCCGGCAAACAAGATGAAGCTATTACAATGACAACTCAGACACACAGTCAGCAATATACCGCGCAGTTAGACGAGAAGATCTCGCGACTGTCACAACTACTTGATCAATATGGTCAAACTGAGATGTCTGTGTTTGCCTCTGAAGAAACCGGCTACCGCATGCGGGCAGAATTTCGGGTATGGCATGATGGCGATGACTTGTATCACATCATGTTCAACAGCGAGACGAAAGAAAAGTATCGCGTTGACACCTTCCCGCCGGCAAGCGATACCATCAATGCCGCTATGCAAACTTTAATGACAGAACTTCGTCCAAGCCAGGTACTGAGAAAGAAGTTATTTCAGATTGATTATCTGAGCGGGTTGTCAGGTGAGCTGGTGATAAGCCTTTTGTATCACCGTCAGCTGGATGATGAATGGGAAACGGCTGCGCGGGCGCTGCAAGATACGTTGTCTGACACCTTCGGTACAGTGAATGTTATCGGCCGTGCACGTAAGCAGAAGAAAATTCTGGGCAATGACTTTATCATCGAATCGCTGCCGGTAAATGGACGACACTATCAATTCAGGCATATCGAAAACAGCTTTACCCAGCCGAATGCAAAAGTGAACTGCCGCATGATCGAATGGGCATTGTCTGTGTGTGAAAACACCAGCGGCGATCTTCTTGAAATGTACTGCGGAGCCGGTAATTTCTCACTGCCTATGGCCAGCCAGTTTCGCAAGGTCATCGGCACTGAAATCGCCAAACCTTCGGTTAACGCTGCGCAATTTAACATTGAAGTGAACAACATAGACAATGTGGAGATTGTTCGTCTGTCTGCTGAAGAGTTTACGGAAGCATTAAGAACAGGACGTCAGTTTTCCCGCCTCAACGGCATTGATTTATCAGGCTACAACTTTACGACTGTGCTGGTTGACCCGCCAAGAGCCGGTCTTGATGAAGAATCACTGAAGATGATTCAGGACTATCCGGAAATTATTTATATTTCCTGTAATCCCGATACGCTGGCAGCGAATCTGGCGACATTGTCGCAAACCCACGATCTGGTGGCGTCTGCCTTGTTCGATCAATTCCCTTTTACGCACCACATTGAGGCCGGCGTAAAACTGGTGAAGAAAAACCGTTAATTACTCACTTTTGACTTTCCGGGGGCGATAGACTTTTGCCCCCAACTGTACAAAACGCAATTGCGCTTTTACCCTGTGGCCAATTTCCTGCCTCAACGGCACATCCACTTCTAAGGCTTCAGCTCCGGCACTGAATACAAGCCGGACCATGGCTTCTGCCTGAAGACTTGCCAGTTGATGCTCTGCGCCCTGACTTTCCACAATATAATCAGCCAGTTCTTCAATAAAATGCTGAATTTCCCTCAGTACTGCCATCCGGTAGGCAGTTGAGGTGCCGGTGTGTTCACGGAGCAGTAATCTGAACACGTTAGTATTGGCGGTAATAAATTCCATGAAGGTATCTACCGAGGTATCGATAACCCCGCCGCCACTGGCGATACGGCGTCTTGCCTGACGCATCAGTTGACGGAGTGCAAGACCCGCCTCGTCCACCAGCGTCAGACCGAGTTCGTCCATATCTTTGAAGTGACGGTAAAAAGAAGTCGGCGCAATACCGGCTGCACGGGAGACTTCACGTAAACTGATAGCAGACAGACTGCGCTGCTCATCGAGCAAACCAAAAGCAGCATTGATAATATTCTGGCGGGTTTTTAATTTTTGCTCCTGACGACTCACCGCCAACTCCTTCTTTTCATTCCGGATACCTGTTAAACGGTAACGATTGTACCTTACCCCGGCGATGACGGCACATCAGTTTCACAAAATCTGCACTATACTTAAAGCTGAAATTGTCGCTTTTCCCTTGCCTGCGCCCGGTGAAAACGATAAATTAGCGTACAGTTGTAAGCCGAGTTGTTATCATGAAAAAACCACCAATTATCCTGACCAATGTTCTGGTATTTATTATTACCGGTGCAATTGCGTTACTGGCAGTGCCCCTTTGGGCGGTCACCATGGGATTCGACACCACGGAAGTGGTGACGGCTGTCGTATTATTTTATTTCACCGGTATGTCTATTACTGCCGGCTATCACCGTCTGTGGTCTCATAAAACCTATGACGCCAATATTGTTGTACGGGTCATTCTCGCCATCGGCGGTGCAATGGCATTGCAAAACAGTATCCTGCACTGGTCTTCTGATCACCGTATCCATCACCGTCATGTTGATCAAAACGACAAAGACCCGTACTCAGCTAAAAAGGGCCTGTGGTTCGCCCATATTGGCTGGATGCTGAGAGAATATCAGTCTCATCGCTATGACGATTACAGCAACTGCCGGGACTTACAAAAAGATCCGGTGGTTATGTGGCAACACAAGTATTACCTGCCTATCGTGCTTGTCGCAAACTTCGGGATCACAGGTTTGCTTGGCTGGTTGAACGGCGATGTACTGAGTATGATTCTTTTTGCCGGTGTATTCCGTTTATTCATGGTCCACCATGTCACTTTCTTTATTAACTCGCTGGCTCATTTCTGGGGCAGTCAGCCTTATACCGATAAAAACACAGCCCGTGATAACGGTATCCTGGCATTTTTCACTTTCGGCGAGGGGTATCATAACTACCATCATATTTTTGAATATGATTACCGTAACGGTATTTACTGGTGGCAATTCGATCCTACCAAGTGGCTTATCCGCGGCCTGTCTTATGCCGGATTGACTACAAATCTGCGCCGGGTTCCGGAAGAGCGTATTGAAAAAGCCCGCGCAGCCATGCAACTTCAGCAAGCCAATGCCAGACTTGCCGCTCTGCCGGATGCCGATGAGTTATTACAAAAAGTGCAGGCCGAGTACGAGTTGTTAGTACAGAAGATGTCTGCCTATTATGCCGCGAAAAAACGTCTTATGAATGTACGTAAACGGTGCCTGAAGCGCTCGGTTGAGCGACTGGAAATTGACTTCCATTATAAAGAACTCAAACACGCACTGGCCCTTCAGAAAGAAAAGTGGCTCCAGTTACAGACACTTTCACCACAGCTGGTCTGAACTCAGCCCGAAACGCCGCTATTTAGCGGCGTTTCTGTTTCTCCTTCTTGCAAAATCAATAATATAGGCAACACTTAGGTGATGGATTGCTCTTGCTGTTTTCTCTGCATTTTTTGAAATAAGAGTCCTCGCTTTTCCTTTATCAGTACGGACGGATGCATGAGTGATGAACAGCTTTTTACCTTTTCCCCGGAGCCTGAACCGGACGACAGTAATACTCAGTCAGGAGAATGGTTAGTTCTTAGTGTTGAAGACGATTTGGGCTATCAACAATCCCTTAAACTGGGCTTAAGCGGCCTTAAAGTGCGGGGCAAACCGCTTAAGTTTCTGACCGCAAACTCTGCGGCTCAGGCCTCCACCATTCTGGCAGAAACCGACGATATTGCGGTGATCCTGCTGGATGTTGTGATGGAGCAGGATAACGCCGGCCTGTTCCTGGTAAACACCATCAGAACCGTGTTAGGTAATTCCCGCGTGCGGATTATCCTGCTCACCGGTCAGCCCGGTATGGCTCCCCGTCAGGACACATTTAAAGAATACGATATTGATGAGTACTGGAACAAAGTTGAACTGACAGAAGAAAAGCTGAGAGGCATTGTTTCCAGTAACATTAAAACCTGGTCCAATCTGAATGAATTGTACGTGGCCAAACGCGGACTGCAGATGATTGTGGATGCCTCCAGGGCCCTGACGTCAAAGCAGGATGTGGGCGAGTTTACCTACACCGTGCTCAATGAAGTATCCCGGGTCATCGGCATTCCTGAAACCGGTGGTGTGGTGTGCGCCTACCGTCCGACCATGGCGTCTATGGAACAATGCGAAGTGGTAGCATCAAGTGGTGACTTCAGCCGTTCTGATGCCACTATGCTGTCAGAATTATTGGGAGAATATCAGGCTTACGCGAGCTCCGGATTGCTGAAGGCCATCGACACTGCTCTGCACACCCATGAGCATCAGTTTTATGAAAGCTGGTCAATTCTCTACTTCAATACGGCAGATGTAGACAACAATCACTATCTTGTCATCGTCCAATCTCCCAAACCTCTGGAGCAAAGCCACATTACACTGCTGATGGTGTACAGCGAAAACATCGGCAATGGTTTCGTTAACCTGGCATTGCTCAATAAACTGTCCATGCTGGCTTATTTTGACGAAACTCTGCAAATTCCGAACAAAAACTGGCTACACCGCGAAATCGTCAATATGTCACTGTCTGATTTGAATTCAACCTCGCTGGTATTGGTGAATATGACGGATTTCTCAACCAGTGAAATCACACTGGGCACAGATTTCAGCCACGCCCTGCTTGCCGGTTGCCTGAACGAAATGAAAAAGCGCTGTCAGAAAGCAATGACGATTTGTTATCTGGGAGATGGCTTTTTTGCGCTGCTTTATAAAACGGAAAAAGTGTCTCAGGAACCATCATTGAGCCAGTTAGCCGAACTGTCGGTGTATGTCGATAATGTTGAGCAACGGGTCACGAACCGTATCAGCCATCTGGCAGTGAAAGATTTAGAGCTGGATGATTTACGTAAGTCGTTGAAGACGGCGCAACTGGTGCATAACTCACGGAAACGGCGGGATCATTCCGTACAGACCATCACACGACAGTTGCTTGACGAAATGGGCACCCGCCACAAGCTGCTGAAATCTTTGTCTGATGCCATTGCCGACTCTCACCCGTTCTTTCTGGTTTTCCAGCCGAAAGTGGATCTGAAAACCGGTGTGACAACCGGACTGGAAGCGCTTATCCGCTGGCGCACCGGAAGTAACGAAATCATTCCGCCCAATGTGTTCATCCCTCTTGCTGAAGCATCCGGGTTAATCACCCGTCTGGACAGCCTGGTGATGGAGCTTGCTGTCTACGCTGCAAAAGTGCTGAAAGAGTCAGGGCATAACTTCTCCGTGGCGTTTAATGTAACCCATGCCGATGTGATAGCACCCAACTTCATTCCTGCACTGGAAAACGCGCTGGCTACCCATAATGTGCAGCCGGAGCAGGTAGAGATAGAAATCACTGAAACTCAGGCCATGGAAGATTATGAGGATATCAACCCGATACTCAATACGTTGATGAAAATGGGGATCAAAGTCAGTATTGATGACTTTGGTACCGGCTATTCTTCACTGGCTCACCTCAGTACATTGTCGGCCTCAGCACTGAAAGTGGATAAGAGCTTTGTCGATACATTAAATACCGCGACCCCGAACTCTCCTGATCATATTCTGGACATGGTGCACAGGCTATCTGAACAATGTCATTTTCAGGTTGTTGCTGAGGGCATTGAAACTGAAGGACAACGGGAAGCATTGTTGAGCAAAGGGTATGAAACCGGACAAGGTTTTCTGTTTGCCCGTCCCATGGCATTACCCGACCTTATCGACTGGCTTAACGGACAGCAGCGATGAGTGAGAAAAAACACTGGCAAAGGGCCTGCTGGTTATATCTGTGCAACTTTATTTTGTCTGTACTGACTGGCTCACTGGTCTATCAATGGTTCTATAACCAGTCGATGCAGTCACTGAGTGTTGAGCATACGTCCGTCATATCATCGGTCAACACCGCTTTCAGTCAGGAACTGGGTGACATTACCAATGTCGCCAGGCTGGCAAACGAGCACCTGGTAGACATTATGTCTGCCGGGCTACGGGATGAAACAGAAGCTCAATTGTTTCTGCGCATTGGCCGTGTGCTTAATAATGTATCCCAAATGCGATGGCTGAACCCCGAAGGGGTTGAAACGGTACGGGTTAATTTTCTTGCCGACGGCGTTCAGATTGTCCCGCCGGAACAGCTCCAGGATAAATCCACCCGATATTACTTTAAGCAGGCACAGCAAAAGCCGGCCGGGATCATGACACTTTCTTCCATCGATCTGAATATGGAAAATGGTGTGCTGGTCACGCCCTTCCAGCCAACTGTGCGGGCAATCCTGCACACGTTTCCTTCTCATCCTCTGGGGGAAGGCTTCCTGGTGATTAATTTTGACCTGACGTCTTTATTCGATCACCTGAAAACCTTTGAAGAAACGCAAACGCAGCTTCTGATTTCCGAAGGTGCCATTCAATGGATGCTGCACCCTGATGCAGAAAAAGAATGGACCGCCAGCCGCGGGATCACGCCTGCGAACATTAAGCTGGCTCAACCTGATATTCTCGAGAAACTAAAAAACAACAAAGCTGTTTCCCTGGTCTCCGGAGAAGAAGATGCGTTGTTCAGCGGTGCAGCCTTGCAGTTAAGAATGAAGCATACGCACACGGTTGACCCGTACTTCATTCTCACCCGCACCCCCGCCGAGTACCACGGTTTGCTGGTAAAAGACGCGCTGTTACCGGGATTAATCTCCTTCGTTTGTTGCTTTTTTATTGCCGGCTTACTGATTACCCGGGACCTGAAACAGCTGTCCCATGTTACCCATCTGACAGATCAGCTGTTAACGGAGAAACAGGATTTGAAATCCGCTCTGGATAAGCAAACCCGTCTCCGTGACGAACTGGTCGAGTCAGAGAAAATGGCGTCTCTGGGCATGCTGGTAGCCGGTGTTGCCCATGAACTGAGCACCCCCATTGGCGGAACAACCATGTGCGTATCGGCTATTGATAACCAGCTCGACGCACTGGAAAAGAAAATCAGTACCGGACTGACCCGCTCAGATCTCGATGCTTACGTGGCATATACCAGGGAAAGTGTGACCCTGTCTAAGCATAACCTTGAACGTGTAACCGAGCTTATCAAGCGTTTTAAACGGCTGGCGGTGGACCGCGGAAGCGAAACGCCGGTGAAGTTTTCTCTGCACAGAGTAGTGGGTGATCTGGTCCGCACGCTGGAAGCTCAGGCCAGCGCCAAACGGGTAAAACTAACAGCAGACATACCGGAAACGCTGGAAATTGTGAGCTTCCCCGGCCTTTACTCTCAAATTTTACAGAACCTTATCACCAATGCCTTTGAGCATGCCTTTGCGAATAAACGTAACGGGGAAGTATGCATCACAGCCCGTGAGAAGGGGAACAGTTTTGAAGTTAGAGTCAGAGACGATGGCTGCGGTATTCTGGACGAAATTCAGCACACTATATTCGAGCCTTTTGTGACTTCAGCCCGCAACAAGGGCAATACCGGTCTTGGTATGCACCTCGTTCACCAGTGGGTTACTAATTTGCTCGGCGGCAGGATTGTGTTTACGTCGAAAGAAGGCAACGGCACAGAATTTATCATGACGTTTCCGATGGCGCTGCCCGACGCTAAAAAAGCATGATGAAACCGGAAATGGGCAACGGAAACTTTGTCTTTCTTATCAGAATGTTGCTAGACTTTGCATGACACTATTCCAGTCCAGCAACGTATCTACCGGTTCCCGCCGGTACAGCAACCATTGAGTATTTTCGACCATGACAAAGAAAACAGCGAAAGTCGCAGAACCTTCTTATCAGTTTGACGCCATTGTGATCGGCACCGGACCCGGTGGTGAAGGTGTGGCCATGCAGCTGGCCAAGGCCGGTCAGAAAGTCGCCGTTATTGAGCGCTACGAAGCCGTCGGCGGTGGCTGTACTCACTGGGGCACAATTCCGTCAAAAGCTCTTCGTCACTCAGTCAGCCGTTTGATTGAATACAATACCACTTCACTGTTTTCGGAAAATCAGGTTGCCCGCCACGTTACTTTTCAGGACATCATGAGTCATGCAAGCGGCGTGATTAAGAAGCAATCCCGTTTGCGTACATCATTTTATGACAGAAACCGGGTAAGCCTGATCCACGGTGAGGCCAGCTTTGTTGATAAAAATACAATACAAATTGTGCGTCCCGACGGCTCAAAGGATCTCATCACTGCACGTCAGATTGCCCTGGCAACCGGTTCACGCCCTTACTCACCTAAGGATATAGATTTTAATCACCCCCGTATTTATAACTCAGACACCATTTTGTCGCTTAAGCATGAGCCGCAGAACATCATTATTTACGGTGCCGGGGTAATCGGTTCTGAATACGCCAGTATTTTCCGGGGTATGGGTGTGAAAGTGGATCTGGTGAATATGCGGGATCGTCTGCTGTCGTTCCTTGATGCAGAAATCTCAGACGCCCTGAGCTATCACCTGTGGAACAACGGTGTGGTTATCCGTCACACTGAAACCTATAAGAGCGTACAAGGTCATGACGACTGTGTGATCATGGAACTGGAGTCGGGCAAACGCATGAAAGCAGACTGTCTGCTGTTTGCTAACGGCCGTACCGGTAATACTGACATGCTCAATCTCGATGCGGTGGGGCTCAAAGCCGACTCACGGGGACAACTGCGGGTAGATGAGAATTACCGTACCGAAATCGATAATATCTTCGCGGTCGGTGATGTGATTGGTTACCCGAGTCTGGCCTCGGCAGCCTACAATCAGGGCCGCTCTGCCGCAGAAGCCATGATTTCCGGTAAAGCAAACTCTGGCTTGGTTGAAGACATCCCCAC encodes the following:
- a CDS encoding RNA recognition motif domain-containing protein yields the protein MKVGFIQCAVISAVFAIAGYLIVSSASLEASLPVTVAVSLLISGIVTPWLASLLSSSSTSSSVNADVTSDTSGETATLYVGNLPYKANEDAVKEYFKDYIEVQSVRLMKDRRTGKRKGYGFIEVITRDVDSAITELNDKVFLERTLKVRAAREKGETE
- a CDS encoding DUF5610 domain-containing protein, with protein sequence MNVGEIKAFVSEQKPAVAEQKAPEDPNKAIKKQLQQDGLRQAAEFQQRQTAMVSVSSSQTTIGLKVYSSSMEQQVTVDGQRGKFAKDDTSDKEKETSLFDFEEVAKNVMRFVGGVIQGAARGGADEEKLGNLFSQAREGVSQGIAMAEKDLGGLMNDDISTGIDRSRSLIENRINALESDLLGIQNEDQLAAGGVASALNVNSSNSESASLTIRTRDGDEVQLSFESLRAYQYASQQTVAYTTGQGQGGDGNGYQNVVATDNTSYSYFDRQGISFSLKGELDEGELTAIADLVESVNDLADTFFGGDLDKAFEKALELGFDDQELTGYALQLNRTQQTEVVKTYGAIQHYRDGSESGSHGDEAKPVAQYLNKMLNVFDSARQQLASGEDFNTLINGLINEMKDVQVPDLVTAINRFHSFNQRLLDAMPGEQQKTQPVEPPASES
- the trmA gene encoding tRNA (uridine(54)-C5)-methyltransferase TrmA codes for the protein MTTQTHSQQYTAQLDEKISRLSQLLDQYGQTEMSVFASEETGYRMRAEFRVWHDGDDLYHIMFNSETKEKYRVDTFPPASDTINAAMQTLMTELRPSQVLRKKLFQIDYLSGLSGELVISLLYHRQLDDEWETAARALQDTLSDTFGTVNVIGRARKQKKILGNDFIIESLPVNGRHYQFRHIENSFTQPNAKVNCRMIEWALSVCENTSGDLLEMYCGAGNFSLPMASQFRKVIGTEIAKPSVNAAQFNIEVNNIDNVEIVRLSAEEFTEALRTGRQFSRLNGIDLSGYNFTTVLVDPPRAGLDEESLKMIQDYPEIIYISCNPDTLAANLATLSQTHDLVASALFDQFPFTHHIEAGVKLVKKNR
- the fabR gene encoding HTH-type transcriptional repressor FabR; translation: MSRQEQKLKTRQNIINAAFGLLDEQRSLSAISLREVSRAAGIAPTSFYRHFKDMDELGLTLVDEAGLALRQLMRQARRRIASGGGVIDTSVDTFMEFITANTNVFRLLLREHTGTSTAYRMAVLREIQHFIEELADYIVESQGAEHQLASLQAEAMVRLVFSAGAEALEVDVPLRQEIGHRVKAQLRFVQLGAKVYRPRKVKSE
- a CDS encoding acyl-CoA desaturase, whose product is MKKPPIILTNVLVFIITGAIALLAVPLWAVTMGFDTTEVVTAVVLFYFTGMSITAGYHRLWSHKTYDANIVVRVILAIGGAMALQNSILHWSSDHRIHHRHVDQNDKDPYSAKKGLWFAHIGWMLREYQSHRYDDYSNCRDLQKDPVVMWQHKYYLPIVLVANFGITGLLGWLNGDVLSMILFAGVFRLFMVHHVTFFINSLAHFWGSQPYTDKNTARDNGILAFFTFGEGYHNYHHIFEYDYRNGIYWWQFDPTKWLIRGLSYAGLTTNLRRVPEERIEKARAAMQLQQANARLAALPDADELLQKVQAEYELLVQKMSAYYAAKKRLMNVRKRCLKRSVERLEIDFHYKELKHALALQKEKWLQLQTLSPQLV
- a CDS encoding EAL domain-containing protein, whose amino-acid sequence is MSDEQLFTFSPEPEPDDSNTQSGEWLVLSVEDDLGYQQSLKLGLSGLKVRGKPLKFLTANSAAQASTILAETDDIAVILLDVVMEQDNAGLFLVNTIRTVLGNSRVRIILLTGQPGMAPRQDTFKEYDIDEYWNKVELTEEKLRGIVSSNIKTWSNLNELYVAKRGLQMIVDASRALTSKQDVGEFTYTVLNEVSRVIGIPETGGVVCAYRPTMASMEQCEVVASSGDFSRSDATMLSELLGEYQAYASSGLLKAIDTALHTHEHQFYESWSILYFNTADVDNNHYLVIVQSPKPLEQSHITLLMVYSENIGNGFVNLALLNKLSMLAYFDETLQIPNKNWLHREIVNMSLSDLNSTSLVLVNMTDFSTSEITLGTDFSHALLAGCLNEMKKRCQKAMTICYLGDGFFALLYKTEKVSQEPSLSQLAELSVYVDNVEQRVTNRISHLAVKDLELDDLRKSLKTAQLVHNSRKRRDHSVQTITRQLLDEMGTRHKLLKSLSDAIADSHPFFLVFQPKVDLKTGVTTGLEALIRWRTGSNEIIPPNVFIPLAEASGLITRLDSLVMELAVYAAKVLKESGHNFSVAFNVTHADVIAPNFIPALENALATHNVQPEQVEIEITETQAMEDYEDINPILNTLMKMGIKVSIDDFGTGYSSLAHLSTLSASALKVDKSFVDTLNTATPNSPDHILDMVHRLSEQCHFQVVAEGIETEGQREALLSKGYETGQGFLFARPMALPDLIDWLNGQQR
- a CDS encoding sensor histidine kinase encodes the protein MSEKKHWQRACWLYLCNFILSVLTGSLVYQWFYNQSMQSLSVEHTSVISSVNTAFSQELGDITNVARLANEHLVDIMSAGLRDETEAQLFLRIGRVLNNVSQMRWLNPEGVETVRVNFLADGVQIVPPEQLQDKSTRYYFKQAQQKPAGIMTLSSIDLNMENGVLVTPFQPTVRAILHTFPSHPLGEGFLVINFDLTSLFDHLKTFEETQTQLLISEGAIQWMLHPDAEKEWTASRGITPANIKLAQPDILEKLKNNKAVSLVSGEEDALFSGAALQLRMKHTHTVDPYFILTRTPAEYHGLLVKDALLPGLISFVCCFFIAGLLITRDLKQLSHVTHLTDQLLTEKQDLKSALDKQTRLRDELVESEKMASLGMLVAGVAHELSTPIGGTTMCVSAIDNQLDALEKKISTGLTRSDLDAYVAYTRESVTLSKHNLERVTELIKRFKRLAVDRGSETPVKFSLHRVVGDLVRTLEAQASAKRVKLTADIPETLEIVSFPGLYSQILQNLITNAFEHAFANKRNGEVCITAREKGNSFEVRVRDDGCGILDEIQHTIFEPFVTSARNKGNTGLGMHLVHQWVTNLLGGRIVFTSKEGNGTEFIMTFPMALPDAKKA
- the sthA gene encoding Si-specific NAD(P)(+) transhydrogenase is translated as MTKKTAKVAEPSYQFDAIVIGTGPGGEGVAMQLAKAGQKVAVIERYEAVGGGCTHWGTIPSKALRHSVSRLIEYNTTSLFSENQVARHVTFQDIMSHASGVIKKQSRLRTSFYDRNRVSLIHGEASFVDKNTIQIVRPDGSKDLITARQIALATGSRPYSPKDIDFNHPRIYNSDTILSLKHEPQNIIIYGAGVIGSEYASIFRGMGVKVDLVNMRDRLLSFLDAEISDALSYHLWNNGVVIRHTETYKSVQGHDDCVIMELESGKRMKADCLLFANGRTGNTDMLNLDAVGLKADSRGQLRVDENYRTEIDNIFAVGDVIGYPSLASAAYNQGRSAAEAMISGKANSGLVEDIPTGIYTIPEISSVGKNEQELTALKVPYEVGRAQFKHLARAQIASTTVGSLKILFHRETKEVLGIHCFGERASEIVHIGQAIMQQKDGGNTIDYFVNTTFNYPTMAEAYRVAALNGLNRIF